Proteins encoded by one window of Paenibacillus sp. DCT19:
- a CDS encoding ATPase: MDIEVIKEFVMQNWLVIVVALIILFFVLNVVKTVLKWAIAIIIIAALLIYSGISIDQIKQTVTDVQSSTMDTLKKEATNLMVNEASKATYAKGQNGEFTITSPNVEIKGTAGADKVNVTLRGISLGEWNLDNETIRVFVDKAKGNVTAPAS, from the coding sequence ATGGACATAGAAGTAATTAAAGAGTTTGTGATGCAGAACTGGCTTGTGATCGTTGTTGCCTTGATCATTTTGTTCTTCGTTCTGAATGTCGTCAAAACGGTATTGAAATGGGCGATTGCCATCATCATTATTGCGGCTCTACTGATATACAGTGGTATCTCCATTGACCAGATCAAACAGACGGTAACGGATGTTCAAAGCAGTACAATGGACACATTGAAAAAGGAAGCAACGAATCTTATGGTGAACGAAGCGTCTAAAGCGACCTATGCGAAAGGACAAAATGGAGAGTTCACTATTACAAGCCCCAATGTAGAGATTAAAGGCACGGCAGGCGCGGACAAAGTCAATGTCACGCTTCGCGGGATCTCGCTAGGTGAATGGAATTTGGATAACGAAACGATACGTGTCTTTGTTGATAAAGCCAAAGGAAACGTAACAGCACCAGCTTCTTAG
- a CDS encoding MFS transporter produces MKTAIWLYLFLFLAVFDLHAQYPILTPFAISLGAAPTFIGWMMGIYSLTHLPGNLIAGTQIDRHGSRRYIVFSLLGAGIILLIQAQIHTPWQLLALRSISGFVLAFLSPACLALLAQLSRDPVTQGKYMSGHGVVHTLASVVSPAAGALIVGSLGFSATFASLGYLLILTGVIAFFSMPKGLIEPQHEKVTEPAQPSPLPDSKKVFLPVSWRYFALPLVIACAQGILFFELPLRGGGHSSIMSTGLLFSIISIGALFTLSMLFLNRYSPKLRLTAGVLLMSLCFFALAAIPQLPLPTVLFVLGMSKGITFPAMATLFIRLSGGNKLGRIFSLQSIATSIGSFIGPIAAGQIRVGVSPYFIGFILLMVGILLLPYFNSRQEASLSASDPKSILG; encoded by the coding sequence GTGAAAACGGCCATATGGCTCTATTTATTTTTGTTTCTTGCTGTTTTTGATCTGCATGCCCAGTATCCAATACTGACGCCATTCGCTATTTCGCTTGGGGCGGCTCCAACATTCATTGGTTGGATGATGGGCATCTACTCCTTGACTCATTTACCTGGTAATCTCATTGCTGGTACGCAAATCGACAGACACGGCAGCCGCCGCTACATTGTGTTCAGCCTGTTAGGCGCGGGCATCATTCTGCTCATCCAAGCCCAGATCCACACCCCATGGCAGCTGCTCGCACTTCGCTCCATTAGCGGGTTTGTTCTCGCCTTTTTATCTCCTGCCTGTCTAGCCCTGCTAGCTCAGTTGTCCCGTGATCCCGTTACCCAGGGCAAGTATATGTCTGGTCATGGTGTAGTTCATACACTCGCATCCGTTGTATCTCCTGCGGCAGGAGCACTCATCGTAGGTAGTTTAGGATTTTCGGCAACCTTTGCGAGCCTTGGTTACTTGCTCATTCTGACAGGTGTTATTGCCTTCTTCTCCATGCCTAAGGGATTAATCGAGCCACAGCATGAAAAGGTCACTGAGCCTGCCCAGCCAAGCCCTCTACCTGACAGCAAAAAGGTGTTCCTGCCCGTATCCTGGCGTTATTTCGCGCTGCCACTTGTCATAGCCTGTGCCCAAGGCATTCTTTTCTTTGAACTACCTCTTCGAGGTGGAGGTCATTCCTCCATCATGTCTACAGGCCTTCTATTTTCCATCATTAGTATTGGAGCCTTATTTACATTGAGTATGCTATTCCTTAATCGATATTCACCTAAGCTACGTTTAACCGCAGGTGTATTATTGATGTCCCTTTGCTTCTTCGCCTTAGCAGCGATTCCTCAGTTGCCTTTGCCTACTGTCCTGTTTGTACTCGGGATGTCCAAGGGCATCACATTTCCTGCAATGGCAACCTTATTTATCAGGCTAAGCGGTGGCAACAAGCTGGGTCGGATTTTCTCCCTACAATCCATCGCGACATCCATCGGCTCCTTCATTGGCCCAATCGCAGCCGGACAGATTCGTGTGGGAGTCTCTCCTTATTTTATCGGATTCATCTTACTGATGGTTGGTATTCTTCTGCTTCCATATTTTAATTCCAGACAAGAAGCTTCATTATCAGCTTCTGACCCCAAAAGTATTCTGGGTTAA
- a CDS encoding toprim domain-containing protein, translating to MPIHVIVEGKNDRSKLKRLVGPEINILCTFGTLNSLKLETLKKQVGYDEVYLFMDNDSSGKKIRGVLRDAFPDAEQMYTRRGYAGVEGTPDEYIIAQLEKAGLEAYIQYPEQPSF from the coding sequence ATGCCTATTCATGTCATCGTGGAAGGTAAAAATGATCGTAGCAAACTCAAACGACTGGTTGGGCCTGAGATCAACATTTTGTGTACGTTTGGAACACTGAATTCCTTGAAGCTTGAGACGCTGAAAAAGCAGGTTGGTTATGATGAGGTCTATCTATTTATGGATAATGACAGCTCTGGCAAGAAAATTAGAGGCGTTCTGCGCGATGCTTTTCCGGATGCGGAGCAGATGTACACGAGACGTGGTTATGCGGGGGTAGAAGGAACACCGGATGAATACATCATTGCCCAGTTAGAAAAAGCAGGATTAGAGGCATATATTCAATATCCGGAACAGCCGTCATTTTAA
- a CDS encoding SCO family protein, whose amino-acid sequence MLKKYMWTWILLALALAMAVYLMWGNVFASKEKLPEIREIQSFSMENVDGNTVSLEDTQGKVRLFYFYFTSCPDVCPITTFTLSQVQDLLKEDDTFGNDASFVSISFDPEVDTKEKIKEFADRFHADYNGWYFLRGDMEETKKFARESFQILIEGETKDDFAHMNLIGLVDRNNQLRKIYSAGATNDVDPAVIAEDIRNLIKE is encoded by the coding sequence ATGCTCAAAAAGTATATGTGGACATGGATATTGCTCGCACTAGCCCTTGCTATGGCTGTATATCTCATGTGGGGAAATGTATTTGCTAGCAAGGAGAAATTACCCGAAATCCGGGAGATCCAATCCTTTTCGATGGAAAATGTAGATGGGAATACCGTGTCGCTTGAGGATACTCAAGGCAAAGTCCGTTTATTCTACTTTTATTTCACCAGTTGTCCAGATGTATGCCCTATAACGACATTCACACTTTCTCAAGTGCAGGATCTGTTGAAAGAGGATGACACATTTGGCAATGATGCTTCGTTTGTATCGATTTCCTTTGATCCAGAGGTGGACACGAAGGAGAAGATTAAGGAATTTGCCGATCGTTTCCATGCTGATTATAATGGGTGGTATTTCCTTCGCGGGGATATGGAAGAGACGAAGAAATTCGCCAGAGAATCCTTCCAGATTCTGATTGAGGGTGAGACTAAAGATGATTTTGCCCATATGAACCTGATTGGTTTGGTGGATCGCAACAATCAACTGCGTAAGATATACAGTGCAGGAGCTACAAATGATGTTGATCCAGCAGTAATCGCAGAAGATATTCGCAACCTGATTAAGGAGTAA
- a CDS encoding metal-dependent hydrolase, whose protein sequence is MDTSTHFVMGIGLAGLAYVDPVVASSPMLAAAVMVGTIAGSQAPDIDTALRLKSNSLYIRNHRGMSHSLPFLLLWTLLITGVIALIFPGVAIAHVAIWTAVAVCVHVFTDLFNTYGTQAARPFTDKWIAWNIIHIFDPFLFSSHAAAILLWAFDVVAPAPLFVTLYIIIGLYYIWRIIAHAQAVAKVKRMDYSTDAIRYVVIPTISWNRWHVVKRYADDRYEIGKLDGSDLTWNLQASSSTHAAVAASRQSPEVQAFLYFTSYAVAEVEELPVGYKVRWADVRYRHRKQYPFVAVVVMDRNFETIDTYVGWLSDEKMDKKLLTARS, encoded by the coding sequence ATGGATACTTCTACACATTTTGTCATGGGCATTGGTTTGGCTGGGCTAGCTTATGTTGATCCTGTTGTAGCCTCAAGCCCTATGCTTGCGGCAGCGGTAATGGTCGGTACGATCGCTGGCTCACAAGCTCCTGATATCGATACTGCGCTGCGTCTCAAGAGTAATTCCCTGTATATTCGAAATCATCGAGGGATGTCCCATTCCCTGCCATTTCTCCTGTTATGGACATTGCTCATTACAGGTGTAATCGCATTGATCTTCCCTGGTGTCGCTATTGCACATGTTGCTATATGGACGGCTGTTGCGGTGTGTGTACACGTATTTACGGATCTATTCAATACGTATGGCACTCAAGCGGCAAGACCATTTACGGATAAGTGGATCGCGTGGAATATCATTCATATTTTTGATCCGTTTCTATTCAGTTCCCATGCTGCGGCAATCCTACTCTGGGCTTTTGATGTTGTAGCACCTGCTCCATTGTTCGTCACGCTGTATATCATCATCGGCTTGTATTACATCTGGCGAATTATTGCTCATGCTCAGGCTGTTGCTAAGGTGAAACGAATGGATTACAGCACAGATGCCATTCGTTATGTCGTTATTCCCACGATATCCTGGAATCGATGGCATGTAGTGAAGCGTTATGCAGATGATCGGTATGAGATTGGAAAATTAGATGGTTCCGACCTGACTTGGAATTTGCAAGCTTCCTCCTCTACTCATGCAGCTGTAGCAGCTTCTCGTCAGTCACCTGAGGTGCAGGCTTTCCTATACTTTACGTCATATGCTGTAGCTGAGGTCGAGGAATTGCCTGTTGGATATAAAGTCCGCTGGGCGGATGTCCGTTATCGACACCGCAAACAATATCCATTTGTCGCTGTCGTTGTCATGGATCGAAATTTCGAAACGATCGACACGTATGTGGGCTGGTTAAGTGACGAAAAAATGGATAAAAAACTTTTGACGGCACGCTCTTGA
- a CDS encoding alpha/beta-type small acid-soluble spore protein → MAQGSRSSNNLVVPQATAALQQLKMEAAQELGVTIPQDGYYGNYTSRETGSLGGYITKRLVQIAEQSLAGSGK, encoded by the coding sequence ATGGCTCAAGGATCTCGTTCTTCTAACAACTTGGTGGTACCTCAAGCAACTGCAGCATTGCAACAATTGAAAATGGAAGCTGCACAGGAACTGGGTGTAACTATTCCACAAGACGGTTACTATGGTAACTACACTTCCCGTGAGACAGGATCTCTGGGTGGATATATTACCAAACGTCTGGTACAAATCGCTGAGCAGTCTCTGGCTGGGTCTGGCAAATAA
- the trpS gene encoding tryptophan--tRNA ligase, which produces MKTVLSGIQPSGKLTLGNYIGAIKNFVKLQHDYQCHFMVVDLHAITVPQEPAALREQSEAVAALFIAAGIDPTKSNVFLQSHVPQHAELGWLMTTLTSMGELERMTQFKDKSSGKDSVGAGLFVYPSLMAADILLYNADLVPVGEDQKQHLELTRDLAGRFNHRYGEYFTIPDPYIPQVGARVMSLDDASSKMSKSNPNAGSYIALLDTPAEIRKKISRATTDSGREVVYDPANKPEVSNLMSIYAECAGMTLQQVADQYEGQMYGPFKKGLAEAVVSVIEPLQQRYHEIRESGELADILDASARRAEEVASKTLNDVKERMGFVPRRTR; this is translated from the coding sequence ATGAAAACAGTATTATCTGGCATTCAGCCGAGTGGTAAACTTACGCTTGGTAACTACATTGGTGCGATCAAAAATTTTGTGAAGCTACAGCATGATTATCAATGTCACTTCATGGTGGTGGATCTTCATGCCATAACTGTCCCTCAGGAGCCTGCTGCACTCCGTGAGCAATCCGAGGCGGTAGCTGCATTGTTCATCGCCGCTGGCATTGATCCGACCAAATCAAACGTATTTTTGCAGTCCCATGTGCCTCAGCACGCTGAGCTGGGATGGTTGATGACAACACTCACTTCCATGGGTGAACTTGAGCGTATGACTCAATTCAAAGATAAGTCTTCAGGCAAAGATTCCGTTGGAGCAGGACTGTTTGTATATCCATCTCTGATGGCAGCCGACATTCTGCTATACAATGCTGATCTCGTTCCTGTAGGGGAGGACCAGAAGCAGCATTTGGAGCTCACGCGTGATCTCGCTGGTCGCTTCAACCACCGTTATGGAGAGTATTTCACCATTCCAGACCCGTACATTCCGCAAGTGGGTGCGCGTGTGATGTCTTTGGATGATGCTTCTTCGAAGATGAGTAAAAGTAATCCGAATGCAGGCAGCTATATCGCATTGCTGGACACACCGGCAGAGATTCGCAAGAAAATCAGCCGTGCCACAACAGATTCAGGCCGTGAAGTTGTGTATGATCCAGCGAACAAACCGGAAGTGAGTAACCTCATGAGCATCTATGCGGAATGTGCAGGTATGACTCTGCAACAGGTTGCAGATCAGTATGAAGGTCAGATGTATGGTCCATTCAAAAAAGGCTTGGCAGAAGCAGTCGTTTCCGTCATTGAGCCATTGCAACAACGGTATCATGAGATCCGCGAATCTGGTGAATTGGCTGATATTTTGGATGCTTCGGCTCGTCGTGCGGAAGAAGTGGCTTCCAAAACACTTAATGATGTGAAGGAACGTATGGGCTTTGTACCAAGACGTACACGATAG
- a CDS encoding aldose 1-epimerase, giving the protein MKQVTKGQWNGYDTYILHSRELEITLLPRLGNNIISIRDLVQERDVVRSPEEDELAFYLQKPYHFGVPLLIPPGRIHRGQFEYEGVHYQFDQNTANDNHIHGLHRTQSWCVSDIEEDEDGCAITTELLTENEEHWMEQFPIPLKLEMTFRLQNAVLSQHLRVTNLSSTPAPFGMGYHTWFLLDGAPAEWTLQLPVSGLYSQNEEQLPTGDIAELGEWSALNEGVNMQGRNWDTLLKADEHQPAIAKLRRQDGYLLNYSADERYFKHWVLYTKGESDQFLCIEPYTWLSDAPNLPLSDQQTGLIRLEPQQPVELVTRIEVVPPVE; this is encoded by the coding sequence ATGAAACAAGTGACCAAAGGCCAATGGAATGGTTACGACACGTATATCCTACATAGCCGTGAATTGGAGATTACCCTGCTACCGCGTCTTGGAAATAATATCATCTCGATTCGCGATCTCGTGCAGGAACGCGATGTCGTCCGCAGTCCAGAAGAAGATGAGCTTGCATTTTATCTGCAGAAACCGTATCACTTCGGTGTTCCGCTTCTCATTCCACCTGGTCGAATTCATCGCGGACAATTCGAATATGAGGGCGTCCATTACCAGTTCGATCAGAACACAGCCAACGACAACCACATCCATGGTCTCCATCGCACGCAATCCTGGTGTGTCAGTGACATTGAAGAGGATGAAGATGGTTGTGCCATCACTACGGAATTACTTACCGAGAACGAAGAGCACTGGATGGAGCAATTTCCTATTCCACTCAAGCTAGAGATGACGTTTAGGCTGCAAAATGCCGTCCTGAGTCAGCATCTGCGCGTGACCAATTTGAGTTCAACTCCTGCTCCGTTTGGAATGGGATATCATACATGGTTCCTCCTTGACGGCGCACCTGCCGAATGGACACTTCAACTGCCTGTATCAGGTTTATATTCACAGAATGAGGAACAGCTACCTACAGGTGATATTGCTGAGTTAGGTGAATGGTCTGCCTTGAACGAAGGTGTTAATATGCAAGGACGGAATTGGGATACACTTCTCAAGGCTGACGAGCATCAACCAGCCATCGCCAAGCTCCGTCGTCAGGATGGGTATCTGCTGAATTATTCTGCAGATGAACGATACTTCAAACATTGGGTTCTCTATACCAAAGGTGAATCCGATCAATTCCTGTGCATTGAGCCCTACACTTGGCTCTCCGATGCCCCGAATCTGCCTTTATCAGATCAGCAAACAGGATTAATTCGACTGGAACCACAGCAGCCAGTAGAGCTGGTTACACGGATTGAAGTTGTTCCTCCAGTAGAATAA
- a CDS encoding alpha/beta-type small acid-soluble spore protein — MYGGQNQGNRNSSNNLVVPQATAALQQLKIEAAQELGVTIPQDGYYGNYTSRETGSLGGYITKRLVQIAEQQLSGRS; from the coding sequence ATGTACGGAGGCCAAAACCAAGGTAATAGAAACAGCTCTAACAATCTGGTTGTTCCCCAAGCAACAGCAGCTTTGCAACAATTGAAAATCGAAGCAGCGCAAGAGCTGGGTGTAACCATTCCACAAGATGGATACTACGGTAACTACACTTCCCGTGAGACAGGATCTCTGGGAGGTTACATTACTAAACGTCTGGTACAAATCGCTGAGCAGCAATTATCGGGTCGTTCTTAA